The following proteins are co-located in the Conyzicola lurida genome:
- a CDS encoding AzlC family ABC transporter permease, protein MTASLRHSPGARVGASIAVATGLYGMSFGALAVASGLDVWQTCVLSLLLFSGGSQFAFIGVIAGGGSGIAAASAAALLGIRNTVYGMQLNALLHPTGWRRFASAHVTIDESLATSTGQTDPVEQKRGFWVAGLGIFVLWNLFTLVGALAGDALGDPKQWGLDGAAVAAFLALLWPRLRSREAGAIAVACALVTVVAVPFVPAGVPILVAAVVAAAIGWFGSGPRGEGLEPDVEPKREATS, encoded by the coding sequence GTGACCGCGAGCCTCCGACATTCCCCGGGCGCGCGAGTCGGGGCATCGATCGCCGTGGCAACGGGGCTGTACGGCATGTCGTTCGGGGCGCTCGCCGTGGCGTCGGGCCTCGACGTCTGGCAGACCTGCGTGCTTAGCCTGCTGCTGTTCTCGGGCGGATCCCAGTTCGCCTTCATCGGCGTCATCGCCGGCGGCGGGTCGGGCATAGCCGCGGCGTCCGCCGCCGCCCTGCTCGGAATCCGCAACACCGTCTACGGCATGCAGCTGAACGCCCTGCTGCACCCGACCGGCTGGCGGCGGTTCGCCTCCGCACACGTCACTATCGACGAGTCACTCGCGACCAGCACCGGCCAGACCGACCCGGTCGAGCAGAAGCGGGGCTTCTGGGTCGCGGGACTGGGCATTTTCGTGCTCTGGAACCTCTTCACCCTCGTCGGGGCGCTCGCCGGCGACGCCCTCGGCGACCCGAAGCAGTGGGGACTCGACGGGGCAGCGGTCGCCGCGTTCCTCGCCCTGCTCTGGCCGCGTCTCCGCTCGCGCGAGGCCGGGGCGATTGCCGTCGCCTGCGCCCTCGTCACCGTCGTCGCCGTGCCGTTCGTGCCCGCCGGCGTGCCGATTCTGGTCGCGGCGGTCGTCGCCGCCGCGATCGGCTGGTTCGGCAGCGGCCCCCGCGGTGAGGGGCTCGAGCCCGACGTGGAACCGAAGCGCGAGGCCACCTCGTGA
- a CDS encoding ATP-dependent DNA ligase: protein MPTIAPMLAKAVDSVPAADSVEGGLAYEPKWDGFRAIVHYDGESVVIDSRGSKPLTRYFPDLVDAFARLLPGPCVLDGEIVVRSGALGNERLDWEALSARIHPAESRVAQLSRQTPASFVAFDLLSLDGESLLDSPFSERRAALEGFASGLGQPLHLSQITTDAELATRWLTEFEGAGLDGVVAKPLAAVYSPGKRVMLKAKHHRTADVVVLGYRVHKSGSGVGSLLLGLYGDDGELRNVGGISAFSDRRRGELVDELEPLVQRDDAGDAVRGETERSRFSAGKDVSYVRLEPTRVVEVRYDQMEGSRFRHTVQFDRWRPDRDARSCTFEQLEIPVAYDLRKVLA from the coding sequence ATGCCCACCATCGCGCCCATGCTGGCCAAAGCCGTCGATTCCGTGCCCGCCGCCGACAGTGTCGAGGGCGGACTCGCCTACGAGCCGAAGTGGGACGGCTTCCGCGCGATCGTGCACTACGACGGCGAGTCGGTCGTGATCGACAGCCGCGGATCGAAACCGCTGACGCGGTATTTTCCCGATCTGGTGGATGCCTTCGCCCGGCTTCTCCCCGGACCGTGCGTTCTCGACGGGGAGATCGTGGTGCGCAGCGGAGCCCTGGGCAACGAACGACTGGACTGGGAGGCGCTCTCCGCCCGGATCCACCCGGCGGAGAGCCGGGTCGCCCAGCTCTCCCGGCAGACGCCCGCGAGCTTCGTCGCGTTCGACCTGTTGTCGCTCGACGGGGAGAGCCTCCTCGACTCGCCGTTCTCCGAGCGCCGCGCGGCCCTGGAGGGGTTCGCGTCGGGACTCGGCCAGCCCCTGCACCTCAGCCAGATCACGACCGACGCCGAGCTCGCCACACGTTGGCTCACGGAGTTCGAGGGCGCCGGGCTCGACGGGGTCGTGGCGAAACCGCTCGCCGCGGTCTACTCCCCCGGCAAGCGGGTCATGCTCAAGGCGAAGCACCACCGCACGGCCGACGTCGTGGTGCTCGGCTACCGCGTGCACAAGAGCGGCAGCGGGGTGGGGTCGCTGCTGCTCGGCCTGTACGGCGACGACGGCGAGCTGCGGAATGTGGGCGGGATCTCGGCGTTCAGCGACAGACGCCGGGGCGAGCTCGTCGACGAGCTCGAGCCGCTCGTGCAGCGCGACGACGCCGGGGACGCGGTGCGGGGCGAGACGGAGCGCAGCCGGTTCTCCGCGGGCAAGGACGTCTCGTACGTGCGGCTCGAACCGACCCGGGTGGTCGAGGTGCGCTACGACCAGATGGAGGGCTCGCGCTTCCGGCACACGGTGCAGTTCGATCGCTGGCGGCCCGACCGCGACGCGCGCTCGTGCACCTTCGAGCAGCTGGAGATCCCGGTGGCGTACGACCTACGGAAGGTGCTGGCGTAG
- a CDS encoding AzlD domain-containing protein, whose product MSLWFWILVACVVAYLTKLLGYLVPRKVLANPRFARVAGTLTIGLLASLTVVNTVATGQGLVVDSRIGALVAAAVALWLRAPFLVVVIVGAAAAAGLRLLGLP is encoded by the coding sequence GTGAGCCTCTGGTTCTGGATCCTCGTCGCCTGCGTGGTCGCCTACCTCACCAAGCTGCTCGGCTACCTCGTGCCGCGCAAGGTGCTCGCCAATCCGCGCTTCGCCCGCGTCGCCGGCACGCTGACCATCGGCCTGCTCGCGTCGCTCACGGTGGTGAACACCGTGGCCACCGGTCAGGGCCTGGTAGTCGACTCCCGCATCGGCGCGCTCGTCGCCGCCGCGGTCGCCCTGTGGCTCCGCGCTCCGTTCCTCGTCGTCGTGATCGTGGGTGCGGCGGCCGCTGCGGGTCTGCGGCTCCTCGGGTTGCCGTAG
- a CDS encoding phosphodiester glycosidase family protein produces MRKRQRNLIIGGALTVALVLGGGTYWALDRFVIEHVAISDVDAYEAENSTTTATTTDSDTAVTTDTGYESDGATITISTVVEGTGDDTVTYYVADVQITDATVLQSAFADNSFGENITETTSDIAEDNNAVFAINGDYYGFRDTGIVIRNGVVYRDEGAREGLAFYTDGSVEVYDETETTAADLLADGVWNTLSFGPAIVEDGNIVDGIEDVEVDTNVGNHSIQGEQPRTAVGVIDDNHLVFVVVDGRSPGYSAGVTMTGLAEIMQGLGATTAYNIDGGGSSTMYFDGELVNNPLGTGTERGTSDILYIEG; encoded by the coding sequence ATGCGAAAAAGACAGCGCAATCTCATCATCGGCGGGGCGCTCACCGTGGCGCTCGTCCTCGGCGGCGGCACCTACTGGGCGCTCGACCGGTTCGTGATCGAACACGTCGCGATCTCCGACGTCGACGCGTACGAGGCGGAGAACTCGACGACGACCGCGACGACGACCGACTCGGACACGGCCGTCACCACCGACACCGGCTACGAGTCGGACGGCGCGACGATCACCATCTCGACGGTGGTCGAGGGTACGGGCGACGACACGGTCACCTACTACGTGGCCGACGTGCAGATCACCGACGCGACGGTGCTGCAGTCGGCATTCGCCGACAACAGTTTCGGCGAGAACATCACCGAGACGACGTCGGACATCGCCGAGGACAACAACGCGGTCTTCGCCATCAACGGCGACTACTACGGCTTCCGCGACACCGGCATCGTGATCCGCAACGGCGTCGTCTACCGCGACGAGGGCGCCCGCGAGGGGCTTGCCTTCTACACCGACGGCAGCGTGGAGGTGTACGACGAGACGGAGACCACCGCGGCGGACCTCCTCGCCGACGGCGTCTGGAACACCCTCTCGTTCGGTCCCGCGATCGTCGAGGACGGCAACATCGTGGACGGCATCGAAGACGTCGAGGTCGACACGAACGTCGGCAACCACTCCATCCAGGGCGAGCAGCCGCGCACCGCTGTCGGCGTGATCGACGACAACCACCTCGTGTTCGTCGTGGTCGACGGGCGCAGCCCCGGCTACAGCGCGGGCGTCACCATGACCGGGCTCGCCGAGATCATGCAGGGGCTCGGAGCGACGACGGCGTACAACATCGACGGCGGCGGGTCGTCGACGATGTACTTCGACGGCGAACTCGTGAACAACCCGCTCGGGACCGGGACCGAACGCGGCACCTCCGACATCCTCTACATCGAGGGGTGA
- a CDS encoding DUF1801 domain-containing protein, with protein MESTGASVRSFVDAVPGAVRRRDAETLLELMTRVTGEAPRMWGTSIVGFGEYHYVYATGREGDAPAAAFAPRKPATTVYLAQGVESYGDDLARLGPHTTGVGCLYLKDLSTVDLAVLEALVDRSYRAIMAGDWPNRPTDG; from the coding sequence ATGGAGAGCACCGGAGCATCCGTCCGTTCGTTCGTCGACGCCGTCCCTGGCGCCGTGAGACGCCGGGACGCCGAGACCCTGCTCGAGCTGATGACCCGCGTGACCGGCGAGGCGCCGCGCATGTGGGGAACGTCGATCGTCGGGTTCGGCGAGTACCACTACGTCTACGCCACCGGCCGCGAGGGCGATGCGCCGGCCGCCGCGTTCGCGCCCCGCAAGCCCGCGACCACCGTCTACCTCGCACAGGGCGTCGAGAGTTACGGCGACGATCTCGCGCGGCTCGGCCCGCACACCACGGGCGTCGGCTGCCTGTACCTGAAGGACCTCTCGACGGTCGACCTCGCCGTGCTCGAGGCCCTGGTCGACCGGTCCTACCGCGCGATCATGGCCGGCGACTGGCCGAACCGCCCGACGGACGGCTGA
- the ligD gene encoding non-homologous end-joining DNA ligase yields MASEATTLSVGGRELRLSSPSRVLWPEPGITKLDLANYVVEVGDAFLAANGGRPLSLQRFPGGVDGEQFFSKNPPKGAPDFVRSVPVVYPSGRTHPQLVIDEIAAAVWAVQMNTVVFHPWPSRADASDFPDQLRIDLDPQPGTDFDDAIAAALQLREVLAEAGLETFVKTSGNRGLHVFAPVEPTHEFLEVRHAVIAAARELERRMPQAVTTAWWKEERGERIFVDYNQANRDRTMAGAYSPRPLPHAPVSTPLDWAELENTDPAEFTILTVPARLASTGDPWASFAAKPGTIDVLLGWWERDLADGLGELPFPPDYPKMPGEPPRVQPSRARKA; encoded by the coding sequence ATGGCAAGCGAAGCAACCACCCTGTCTGTCGGCGGCCGGGAGCTGCGGCTCTCCAGCCCGAGCCGTGTGCTCTGGCCGGAACCCGGCATCACCAAACTCGACCTCGCGAACTACGTGGTCGAGGTCGGCGACGCGTTCCTCGCCGCGAACGGCGGCCGCCCGCTGTCGCTGCAGCGGTTCCCGGGCGGCGTGGACGGCGAGCAGTTCTTCTCGAAGAACCCGCCGAAGGGGGCGCCCGACTTCGTGCGCAGCGTGCCCGTGGTCTACCCGAGCGGACGCACCCACCCGCAGCTCGTGATCGACGAGATCGCCGCCGCCGTCTGGGCCGTGCAGATGAACACCGTCGTCTTCCACCCGTGGCCGAGCCGCGCCGATGCGAGCGACTTCCCCGACCAACTGCGCATCGACCTCGACCCTCAGCCCGGGACCGACTTCGACGACGCCATCGCGGCGGCGCTGCAACTGCGGGAGGTACTCGCCGAAGCCGGCCTCGAGACGTTCGTGAAGACATCCGGCAATCGCGGTCTGCATGTCTTCGCCCCGGTGGAACCGACCCACGAATTCCTCGAGGTGCGTCACGCCGTCATCGCCGCAGCGCGCGAATTAGAGAGACGGATGCCGCAGGCGGTCACGACCGCGTGGTGGAAGGAGGAGCGCGGCGAGAGGATCTTCGTCGACTACAACCAGGCCAACCGCGACCGCACCATGGCGGGCGCGTACAGCCCGCGCCCCCTGCCGCACGCCCCCGTCTCCACGCCGCTCGACTGGGCCGAACTCGAGAACACCGACCCGGCGGAGTTCACGATCCTGACCGTCCCGGCCCGGCTCGCCAGCACGGGCGACCCGTGGGCGTCGTTCGCGGCGAAGCCCGGCACGATCGACGTGCTGCTCGGCTGGTGGGAGCGCGACCTGGCGGACGGGCTCGGCGAACTGCCGTTCCCGCCCGACTACCCGAAGATGCCGGGGGAGCCGCCGCGCGTGCAGCCGAGCAGGGCGCGGAAGGCCTAG
- a CDS encoding LGFP repeat-containing protein: protein MPDNRLVVNRDRIDIDPGLVHVFVRGPHGGRMFDSPTGRFEVYGAILDKYLAFGGPASLLGMPLTDETGTPDGVGRFNHFQGGSIYWTPATGAHVVYGAIRARWEFLGWERSFLGYPVSDELDFDEGGRVSVFQGGEVYWWPDTDAIELHHVVVRYAGMHAFGVSSGSPTDNTYGVLGVVGAESRFATRTPRRDIRSGGSHADAVELYRGRPTGLTISSTVIEHDYGSPDSYVGAAKQAVQAAGTAVAGLVTLIPYVGPLLGAAVIAGVAEAGDDIAAWVAGIVGDDVMGSAQNTLTPKQLAVLAGRTGDSHFAGLTYKFETPLLSDGDASYKFYFTVAAE, encoded by the coding sequence ATGCCTGACAACAGACTCGTCGTCAACCGCGACCGGATCGACATCGATCCCGGCCTCGTGCACGTCTTCGTGCGCGGGCCGCACGGCGGCCGCATGTTCGACTCGCCCACGGGGCGGTTCGAGGTGTACGGCGCCATCCTCGACAAGTACCTCGCGTTCGGCGGTCCGGCGTCGTTGCTCGGGATGCCGCTCACCGACGAGACCGGAACCCCCGACGGCGTCGGCCGGTTCAACCACTTCCAGGGCGGCTCGATCTACTGGACGCCGGCGACCGGGGCGCACGTCGTCTACGGGGCCATCCGGGCCCGCTGGGAGTTCCTCGGCTGGGAGCGGTCGTTCCTCGGCTACCCGGTCAGCGACGAGCTCGACTTCGACGAGGGCGGCCGTGTCTCCGTCTTCCAAGGCGGCGAGGTGTACTGGTGGCCCGACACCGACGCCATCGAACTGCACCACGTCGTCGTGCGTTACGCCGGCATGCACGCGTTCGGCGTCTCGTCGGGCAGCCCCACCGACAACACATACGGCGTGCTGGGCGTGGTCGGCGCCGAGTCCCGGTTCGCAACGCGTACCCCGCGCCGCGACATCCGGTCGGGGGGATCCCACGCCGACGCGGTCGAGTTGTACCGTGGCCGCCCCACCGGTCTCACGATCAGCTCCACGGTGATCGAGCACGACTACGGCAGTCCCGACAGCTACGTCGGTGCGGCGAAACAGGCCGTCCAGGCCGCCGGCACCGCGGTCGCCGGTCTGGTCACGCTGATTCCGTACGTCGGTCCGCTCTTGGGCGCGGCTGTGATCGCGGGAGTCGCTGAGGCGGGGGACGACATCGCCGCCTGGGTGGCGGGCATCGTCGGCGACGACGTCATGGGGTCGGCCCAGAACACGCTGACGCCGAAGCAGCTGGCGGTCCTCGCCGGCCGCACGGGCGACAGCCACTTCGCGGGGCTGACCTACAAGTTCGAGACCCCGTTGTTGAGCGACGGCGACGCGTCGTACAAGTTCTACTTCACGGTCGCGGCGGAGTAG